Proteins encoded in a region of the Deinococcus hopiensis KR-140 genome:
- a CDS encoding short-chain dehydrogenase: MEVLRLDVTSAADIAAAQQCGDVSLLIYNAGISDAQGQLPLRDERAWTAATEPDLRASAGWPRAGRRGPERAVRTELGPCSRGGPQHVQGRGVAADQWPAPQTTRSRTQVTGLRLGYTDARMSRGVVGDRAAPQSVGRQALLGPAAGRPEVLADAVSRQVRAGLSATLAAWCVTCLGRAVS; this comes from the coding sequence GTGGAGGTGCTCCGGCTGGACGTCACCTCAGCGGCAGACATCGCCGCTGCCCAGCAGTGCGGTGACGTGAGCTTGCTGATCTACAACGCCGGGATCTCGGACGCTCAGGGCCAGCTCCCCTTGCGGGACGAACGCGCTTGGACCGCTGCAACCGAGCCAGACCTCCGCGCCAGTGCTGGCTGGCCCCGAGCGGGGCGGCGCGGTCCTGAACGTGCTGTCCGTACGGAGCTGGGCCCGTGTTCCCGGGGCGGCCCACAGCATGTCCAAGGCCGCGGCGTGGCCGCTGACCAGTGGCCTGCGCCGCAAACGACACGGTCAAGGACCCAGGTCACTGGACTGCGCCTCGGTTACACCGACGCCCGTATGTCTCGCGGCGTGGTGGGAGACAGGGCCGCGCCGCAATCGGTAGGGCGTCAGGCACTGCTGGGCCCCGCAGCAGGACGGCCCGAAGTGCTGGCCGACGCGGTCTCCCGCCAGGTCCGCGCGGGACTTTCGGCCACACTGGCGGCCTGGTGTGTCACTTGCCTTGGGCGAGCGGTTTCCTGA
- a CDS encoding TetR/AcrR family transcriptional regulator, which produces MMLGYIASKMPPGRPFNSAHTAAARTAAIDLLEEQGYAAITMEAVAERTGISKQALYRRWKHKRHLVVDAFAEKADLLPDLPDTGTLQGDLQAFLRATFSMLRGTCGMTNRVLFTEALQDPEFLLEFRERHLIRRRRQVSALLQRAADRGECDLPADDTLVDLVLGPVWYRLLLQNAPLDEATADKFAKYFCHLVCSVEPT; this is translated from the coding sequence ATGATGCTGGGTTACATTGCGTCCAAGATGCCTCCTGGCCGCCCCTTCAATTCCGCCCATACTGCCGCCGCACGTACTGCCGCCATCGATCTGCTCGAAGAGCAAGGGTACGCTGCAATTACCATGGAAGCCGTTGCAGAACGGACCGGAATCTCCAAACAGGCTTTATACCGGCGCTGGAAACACAAACGTCACCTCGTCGTTGATGCCTTTGCCGAAAAGGCCGATCTTCTCCCGGATCTTCCCGATACCGGCACCCTTCAAGGTGACCTCCAGGCTTTCCTCCGCGCCACCTTCTCGATGTTGCGCGGCACCTGCGGCATGACCAACCGCGTGCTGTTCACAGAAGCGTTGCAGGACCCGGAGTTCCTGCTCGAATTTCGCGAACGCCACCTGATTCGGCGCCGACGCCAGGTTTCTGCGCTTCTTCAGCGCGCCGCAGACCGGGGTGAATGCGATCTTCCCGCTGACGACACGCTGGTCGACCTTGTCCTGGGCCCGGTCTGGTACCGGCTTCTGCTTCAGAACGCCCCTCTTGACGAGGCCACGGCTGACAAGTTCGCAAAATACTTTTGTCATCTCGTGTGCTCGGTAGAGCCCACATAG
- a CDS encoding TetR/AcrR family transcriptional regulator, translating into MPRVSKAQAAQNRQRTVQAAAELFRERGVDHVSVQDIMAAVGLTHGGFYRQFDSKEALVPEAARHAYDTMAARLADLDASAEDHAAAQREFIRTYLSPTHRDHPGKGCPTAGLIHDITRSDNADTRDLLTDGVAKLGQWLNQPGRDGVVTVCTLLGALLVSRAAAGTPLSGQVLERVSAELASPR; encoded by the coding sequence ATGCCCAGAGTTTCCAAAGCACAGGCTGCCCAGAACCGTCAACGCACCGTGCAGGCCGCCGCTGAGCTGTTTCGCGAGCGCGGTGTCGATCACGTCAGTGTGCAGGACATCATGGCCGCTGTCGGCCTGACCCACGGCGGCTTCTACCGCCAGTTCGATTCCAAGGAGGCGCTGGTGCCGGAGGCCGCTCGCCACGCCTACGACACGATGGCCGCCCGTCTCGCCGATCTCGATGCCAGCGCCGAGGATCATGCCGCTGCACAGCGCGAGTTCATTCGGACGTACCTTTCCCCAACCCACCGCGACCACCCTGGGAAGGGGTGCCCCACCGCCGGACTGATTCACGACATCACCCGCAGCGACAACGCCGATACCCGCGATCTGCTGACAGATGGGGTGGCGAAGCTGGGTCAATGGCTGAATCAGCCCGGACGTGATGGTGTGGTCACCGTCTGCACGCTGCTCGGCGCGCTGCTGGTGTCCCGCGCCGCCGCGGGAACACCACTCTCGGGTCAGGTTCTTGAGCGGGTCAGCGCCGAACTCGCCTCTCCGAGGTAA
- a CDS encoding AAA family ATPase: MPPSAWHITVLGQAQLTGLGDIVLELDRKTAGLLAYLVIEGSAPRSRLAGYLWPESREETARNNLAQLLRKLRLSVGEELVPGSSNGLLRLADTLRADAQDAREAYLLGQYETFLAHDPLLLAGRDYDDCPEFEDWLVTERERWMDWRRAALRELSTQAERRGDLDEALRWAAQGLTADPVSEGAFVRVMTLQYLCGQRLEALQTFGRCQTMLKSEFGVQPLRQTSELARTIAQSTAVLRQADSCSPLPLTVLRPPRLIGRADQWRQLQQAHAAGQVLFLTGAPGSGKSRLALDFASSTGTTMHLQARPGDQDVPYATLTRYARQLTQATSRDRMPDWARQQLAGLLPELTTGTIGPQERRSEARLCLFRAFLELMRAAAPDFGAFVMDDLQFADQASQEVLLYVLANRPQGDFPALLAVAREGELAASARERLDALIETGLAVSCAVASLPDEAVQELLGSLEVPEVQHLAPDLARYTRGNPLFILETLKHVIETDGYLNASLGYFTLPRRVGVLIEQRLKRLPPTALQVAQAAAVLQRDFDLDVVSEVLNQPIFTLIPVWAELERAQIFDRDRFTHDIVYESVRSTLPGGVWQALHRSAARTLERHGAAPERIARHFLEGARPAEAVPFLRHAAQHAEQRYLLREAAQTYGQLADLLDQLQDQPAAFDALNAQAETLINLQDVDGVGAVVVRLQQSAVTLAQQVAARVRHCFLLFLQGDHTALLQASEEGLALAHEARDLRAEASFLEGIAYTDIIRGGGARAREAFTRMLEVGQTCADMELQAKSHEGLGMVIPNDLAQVLEHYRQAARLHEQNGNVSSFAAASGKRAWLHYQLGDVNGALHVFEHAYKRLVDVREGHGSVKLINAWGRSSCLQVLGRYAAALDASAEALATSSGRDAGSAGWRRVLELQRGRVLLEIGCSQEALAAIQPAIDAPEYIQNIRSRGLISLGQALTAVGQRSEAQQAFAQAEALLNAEKEPYYWAQLHLARAQLLSPEAQLAVFGGLLDLAQRKAHAHLSLAVQIRRAQALMALDLPVAEHDLKGDAAAHGVLSFGEVLLTRYQVACANASPDAATSLRSLTDWVIHTAQEHVPAGYCATFWASNPAARMVLEAQPALQHITVTRG, encoded by the coding sequence GTGCCCCCCTCCGCCTGGCATATCACCGTGCTCGGACAGGCCCAACTGACAGGCCTGGGCGACATCGTGCTGGAGCTCGACCGCAAAACCGCTGGCCTGCTGGCCTACCTGGTTATCGAGGGAAGCGCGCCCCGCTCTCGCCTGGCCGGGTACCTGTGGCCGGAATCCAGGGAGGAGACCGCGCGCAACAATCTCGCGCAGCTGCTGCGCAAACTCCGGCTGTCGGTCGGAGAGGAGCTGGTGCCTGGGAGCAGTAACGGCCTCCTGCGGCTGGCCGACACGTTGAGAGCGGACGCCCAAGACGCCCGCGAGGCGTATCTCCTTGGACAGTACGAAACCTTTTTGGCCCACGATCCACTCCTGCTGGCCGGACGCGACTATGACGACTGCCCCGAGTTCGAAGACTGGCTGGTCACTGAACGTGAACGCTGGATGGACTGGCGCCGTGCTGCCCTACGCGAGCTCTCCACGCAGGCCGAGAGGCGCGGTGACCTCGACGAGGCTCTGCGCTGGGCGGCGCAGGGGCTGACGGCCGACCCGGTTTCGGAAGGGGCCTTCGTGCGGGTGATGACCCTGCAGTACCTGTGCGGTCAGCGCCTTGAGGCGCTGCAGACGTTCGGGCGCTGCCAGACCATGCTGAAGTCAGAATTCGGGGTCCAACCGTTGCGTCAGACCAGCGAACTCGCCCGCACCATTGCGCAGAGCACCGCCGTACTCAGGCAGGCGGACTCCTGTTCCCCGCTTCCGCTGACTGTCCTGAGACCTCCCCGCCTGATCGGGCGGGCGGATCAATGGCGGCAGCTGCAGCAAGCCCACGCAGCCGGACAGGTCCTGTTCCTGACCGGAGCGCCCGGCAGTGGCAAATCCCGCCTCGCTTTGGACTTCGCGTCATCCACTGGGACCACGATGCACCTCCAGGCGCGCCCAGGGGATCAGGACGTTCCGTACGCCACCCTGACCCGGTATGCCCGGCAACTCACGCAGGCAACCTCACGCGACCGGATGCCGGACTGGGCACGCCAGCAGCTCGCCGGCTTGCTGCCTGAGCTGACCACAGGGACCATTGGCCCGCAGGAGAGGCGCAGTGAGGCCAGGCTCTGTCTGTTCCGGGCCTTTCTCGAACTGATGCGCGCTGCGGCACCAGACTTCGGAGCGTTCGTGATGGATGACCTGCAGTTTGCGGACCAGGCCAGTCAGGAGGTCCTGCTGTACGTTCTGGCCAACCGACCGCAGGGGGACTTTCCCGCGCTTCTCGCTGTCGCGCGCGAAGGTGAGCTGGCCGCCTCCGCCCGCGAACGCCTGGACGCACTGATCGAAACGGGTCTCGCGGTCAGCTGCGCCGTCGCGTCCCTGCCTGATGAGGCGGTCCAGGAATTGCTCGGGAGCCTGGAGGTGCCGGAAGTCCAGCACCTCGCGCCCGATCTCGCCCGCTACACCCGTGGGAACCCGCTGTTCATCCTCGAGACCCTCAAGCACGTTATAGAAACCGACGGGTATCTCAATGCTTCCCTGGGTTACTTCACGCTGCCCAGACGGGTGGGCGTCCTGATCGAGCAGCGCCTCAAGCGGCTGCCTCCTACTGCCCTCCAGGTCGCCCAGGCTGCCGCCGTCCTCCAGCGTGACTTTGACCTTGATGTGGTCAGCGAGGTCCTGAACCAACCCATCTTCACCCTGATTCCCGTCTGGGCAGAACTTGAACGCGCGCAGATCTTCGACCGTGACCGCTTTACCCACGACATCGTCTACGAGAGTGTCCGCAGCACCTTGCCGGGAGGCGTGTGGCAGGCCCTACACCGCAGCGCCGCGAGAACCCTTGAACGTCACGGCGCCGCGCCAGAGCGCATCGCCCGGCACTTCCTCGAGGGCGCGCGGCCAGCTGAGGCTGTGCCGTTTCTCCGGCATGCTGCGCAGCATGCCGAGCAACGCTACCTGCTTCGGGAAGCCGCGCAGACCTATGGTCAGCTGGCCGATCTGCTGGATCAGCTTCAGGATCAGCCCGCTGCGTTTGACGCCCTCAACGCTCAGGCCGAGACGCTGATCAACCTGCAGGATGTCGATGGAGTAGGTGCCGTCGTCGTCCGCCTGCAGCAGAGTGCCGTGACCCTCGCCCAGCAGGTTGCTGCCCGTGTGCGCCACTGCTTTCTCCTTTTCCTGCAGGGTGATCACACCGCGCTGCTGCAGGCGTCAGAGGAAGGGCTGGCCTTGGCGCATGAGGCACGCGACCTGAGAGCCGAAGCGTCCTTTCTCGAGGGAATCGCGTATACCGATATCATTCGCGGCGGTGGCGCACGTGCACGCGAGGCGTTCACCCGCATGCTCGAAGTGGGTCAGACATGCGCAGACATGGAGCTCCAGGCCAAATCTCACGAGGGGCTGGGCATGGTGATCCCCAACGACCTTGCCCAGGTGCTGGAGCACTACCGCCAGGCTGCCCGCCTCCACGAGCAGAACGGCAACGTCAGCAGTTTCGCTGCCGCTTCCGGGAAACGCGCCTGGCTGCACTACCAGCTCGGAGACGTCAACGGTGCCCTCCACGTCTTTGAGCACGCCTACAAACGCCTCGTGGACGTCCGCGAGGGGCACGGCAGTGTCAAACTTATCAATGCCTGGGGCCGCAGTTCTTGCCTTCAGGTCCTCGGACGCTACGCGGCCGCCCTTGACGCCTCGGCAGAGGCTTTGGCGACCTCCTCGGGCAGGGATGCGGGCTCCGCAGGATGGCGGCGCGTGCTGGAGCTCCAGCGGGGCCGCGTGCTGTTGGAGATCGGGTGTTCCCAGGAGGCCCTGGCCGCCATTCAACCGGCGATCGACGCTCCTGAATACATCCAGAACATTCGGAGCCGGGGCCTGATCTCTCTCGGTCAGGCCCTCACGGCGGTAGGGCAACGCTCCGAAGCCCAGCAGGCGTTTGCGCAGGCCGAAGCACTGCTGAACGCGGAAAAAGAACCGTATTACTGGGCACAACTGCACCTCGCCCGGGCGCAACTGCTTTCACCCGAGGCGCAGTTGGCGGTGTTCGGTGGCCTGCTTGACCTCGCCCAGCGCAAGGCCCACGCACACCTGTCGCTGGCGGTGCAGATCCGCCGGGCCCAGGCACTGATGGCGCTTGACCTGCCCGTCGCGGAGCACGACCTGAAAGGCGACGCGGCAGCTCACGGGGTGCTGAGCTTTGGCGAAGTGCTCCTCACCCGCTACCAGGTTGCCTGCGCGAACGCCAGCCCTGACGCGGCCACTTCCCTGCGGTCCCTCACGGACTGGGTCATCCACACCGCCCAGGAGCACGTTCCTGCCGGGTACTGCGCAACCTTCTGGGCTTCCAACCCGGCCGCACGTATGGTGCTCGAAGCGCAGCCTGCCCTACAGCACATCACGGTCACCCGGGGCTAA
- a CDS encoding MFS transporter — protein MQRSVVEMRAALLVLALAYFVVGTSALAVVGLSLPISQTFHIPPDRTGLLVTAFALTFAASALLAQSFFGHWPRKLLLHTGLGLLTVGLIAGALAPTFTALLLSRLMVAIGAAMIGPVVSATASQLVAPHHQAQALATVFAGFSVSSVLGVPLASVLGPTLGWRGTLLALAVMAAVSAMLIHRLVPHVLGGSRVTLTLYRRALTTSGVRPALLTTLLQIGAPMVVYGVAASYLAQRFGSTPPWISVTLLGFGLAGITGNTLAGLLTTRYGFTPTLITSLSGGTLAVLALLLLPETPLNGVVAFAALSLFAQMFQTPQQARLIHLNPTERGLMLALNASVVYLGISVGSGFGSTLLPQIGAQPLAWLPLAMLLIALVANAAVPVPSASTAFPSASRE, from the coding sequence ATGCAACGCTCCGTCGTGGAAATGAGGGCGGCCCTGCTCGTCCTTGCCCTTGCTTACTTTGTGGTGGGAACATCCGCCCTGGCTGTCGTCGGCCTCAGCCTCCCCATCAGCCAGACGTTTCATATCCCACCTGACCGCACAGGTCTGCTCGTCACCGCCTTTGCCCTCACATTCGCCGCCTCTGCCCTCCTTGCCCAGAGCTTCTTCGGCCACTGGCCCCGCAAACTCCTGTTACATACAGGGCTTGGTCTGCTGACCGTTGGCCTGATCGCTGGCGCCCTCGCGCCCACCTTCACGGCATTGCTGCTTTCCCGCCTCATGGTCGCCATTGGCGCAGCGATGATCGGTCCGGTCGTCTCCGCCACCGCCAGTCAACTCGTTGCACCCCATCATCAGGCCCAGGCCCTCGCCACCGTTTTCGCGGGCTTCAGCGTCTCCTCAGTCCTGGGCGTTCCACTCGCGTCTGTCCTCGGCCCAACGCTCGGCTGGCGCGGCACCCTGCTGGCCCTGGCCGTCATGGCTGCCGTCAGCGCCATGCTGATTCACAGGCTCGTTCCACACGTCCTGGGCGGATCGCGCGTCACCCTCACCCTGTATCGCCGTGCCCTCACCACCTCTGGCGTCCGCCCAGCGCTCCTCACGACGCTCCTGCAGATCGGCGCACCCATGGTTGTCTACGGTGTGGCAGCCAGCTACCTCGCCCAACGTTTTGGCAGCACACCTCCGTGGATCTCTGTCACCCTCCTCGGCTTCGGGCTTGCTGGAATCACCGGCAACACCCTTGCTGGACTCCTCACCACCCGCTACGGCTTCACGCCCACCCTCATCACAAGCCTCTCTGGGGGCACACTCGCCGTCCTGGCCCTGCTCCTACTGCCGGAAACGCCCCTCAACGGCGTGGTTGCTTTCGCCGCACTGTCCCTGTTCGCTCAGATGTTTCAGACACCCCAACAAGCCCGTTTGATCCATCTGAACCCCACCGAACGGGGCCTGATGCTCGCCCTCAACGCGAGTGTGGTGTATCTCGGCATCAGTGTTGGCTCGGGCTTCGGAAGTACATTGCTGCCACAGATTGGTGCGCAGCCGCTTGCGTGGTTGCCGCTTGCGATGCTCCTCATTGCCCTCGTTGCGAATGCCGCCGTACCGGTGCCCTCTGCGTCCACCGCCTTCCCGAGCGCCTCGCGCGAGTAG